The genomic stretch ATATACAGAAAAAAACATAACTATAAAGCTTTAGACTGAAAATTGTAAAATAATTATAAATACATGTTCTTTTTTTATTATAAACAAATTTATCTTGCTATTAATCGGATTGATGGGTGTTATATATGTTCTGTACGGAATGCGGTGCTGCTAACATTGACGAAGCGAAATACTGTCAGGAATGTGGAAACATTCTAACTACGAATAATACAGAAAAAGAGCAGATTCAAACTAAAAATGAAAAGTTTGATATTTTAATGAGAAATTCCGGGTTTCTTACCATTGGATTAGGAGCATTTATAGGTTTATTTAATATAAATGCAGGATTATTAACCATTTTTTTGGGTGCTCTTATGCTTCTATTAAAGAAAGTTGTACTATTGCCAGTTATTGGCACCCTAATTCTTCTGGCTGGAATCTACAACATTTTTTCAGGTAATAATTTTGGTTTGATCCAGTTTTTTATGGCCATTACATTTTTTTATAGTTCCTATCAATACAGAGACCTAATCTAGGTTAATTTGGAATATAATAAGTTCCATAATTGCCTATATGAATCCATTATTCTCTTTTTTTCATTGAGTAAATTTTGTAGGTATTAATCCGGAACTAGTTATGAGTCCGATGATAAGTCGACGAAAAACATCTGGGTATCATAATAACTTTAGAATCTATTTGTCAACTCATCATATTACATTTAGCGACATTAAAGATAGATTTATGAAAAATTATCTTTATTTAATCAGCGAGTAACATGGCAACATCTGAAGGATAAATTAAATATGGTAAGTAGAATCCTTAGGCATCTTCGACAAAAAACAAAAGTGAGATAGGGGGTTTAGGAGATTATTAAAGTTTTTTACGTAAATGCAAGGTATAAAAATCCAATTCCCATAAAAAAACAGAATATAATATTAAAATTAAGTGTCAAACCAGAAAATAAATCTTTCTTTTTCACATAAATAAAGAAAAAACCAGGAATTAAGTAACCCAAACCCATTATTAGGTAAAAATAATCGATCAAATGAACCACCAAGCATATAAAATTACTTAATTATTATATACAACTATTCCACAACTTCATCTTTTTGTTCTATTTCTTTTTGGTATTTTTCCCATTCTTTAGGCTGATAAAATACTAAAAAGAACAATGCCACTGTAATTATTCCTGAACATGCCAAAAATAAGGAATCTACCCATTTTGAAGGCAAAGTGTAAATATAAACCAACATTAAACCTAAAATTACAACACCAATTAACTGAAAAAGTTTTTTATTATAATAATTTTTATACAAAAACAATCCCCCAACCAGACAATAAAAGAAGAAAAATGCTGATATACCATTAAACGGGTCCAATGCATTTCTTAAATATGAAATTAAATATCTAAGTACTGAACTCAATAAAAAAAATGCTGGTACCAACATTGTTATGATGGAAAATTCTTTTTTTCTTCCCATATAATCTAAATCCTTATTCAATTAAATGTTCGTATCAGAATTTACTTAATCATTAATTACAAATAAATATTATTATTTCTCTTTAATTCCTTAACTTGTAAGTTCAACATGCTCAACACCTTTAAGCTTCATTATTTTTCCTGTAATGTTTCTAAGGTATTTAGAATCTCCATTTAGGACAATTAATTTTAGGCAGTAATCCTTTCAATCCTTGTTTTATGGGAATCCTTCTGCAAGAGTATCTAAATTTCTCCTATTTAACAAGAAAATCCTCTAGAACACTTCTCTAGTAAAGGTTTTGTGGAGTTCGAAAAACATGAATCCTTTATAGGATCTGCACATCGCAACAAACGTCTTATTTTATCATCAAACCCATTTAACTTTTCCAAAAAGAATGGAATAATACATTAATTGCAACGATCCTGAAAAAACCATTATAATGAACTTAAACTATAAAATATGATAATATAGTCCTCAAATGATATGGGATTTATATATACTTTACTAAAAAAGGGGGTTGTAAAGTTATTGGGGGTTAAGAGATGTTTGCAATAATTTTTGCTTTAATGTGTCTTTGTTTGGTGAAAGAACATAACAACGAATTTCAA from Methanobacteriaceae archaeon encodes the following:
- a CDS encoding zinc ribbon domain-containing protein, with translation MFCTECGAANIDEAKYCQECGNILTTNNTEKEQIQTKNEKFDILMRNSGFLTIGLGAFIGLFNINAGLLTIFLGALMLLLKKVVLLPVIGTLILLAGIYNIFSGNNFGLIQFFMAITFFYSSYQYRDLI